From a region of the Babylonia areolata isolate BAREFJ2019XMU chromosome 21, ASM4173473v1, whole genome shotgun sequence genome:
- the LOC143296428 gene encoding uncharacterized protein LOC143296428: MNPSDYSHLYHDSHFSSVSGVMEAREQMRAREVNAREQRLLRQQDQQLRQAKESCRRRHSWQQDTVRRDLKAILERTPTFDRSLKDEHQKRSTGQSVTARSPNKNGLVTSLPLPVSCGSFPKLTRSQISPIATRRMNTLKTNPQSNSTSHANRRKTTDRTENPRVKISETNTCPGQHAEARQPGEKVPEGLFRVIPTAPVHRHSLPELHTSSLGASAESAQPGLPLQDSPRLGGDVLSRAHRKGAHLRRRSHHTLMAIVRVQTRHRQRRLSHADVTVGTAGRAAPRRHSQLADCSFTSLRPPPTAWSLHPTKTTASPDDFHQSSAPSVPPTKLSWLSVPVALSDVTDAGHSPRDLRATRARPRFYSVD, from the coding sequence ATGAATCCCTCGGACTACAGTCACCTGTACCACGACAGTCACTTCTCCAGTGTGTCGGGCGTCATGGAGGCTCGTGAACAGATGAGGGCACGAGAGGTGAATGCACGTGAACAACGTCTCTTACGTCAGCAAGACCAGCAGCTACGACAAGCCAAGGAAAGCTGCCGGCGGCGTCACAGCTGGCAGCAGGACACTGTGCGCCGGGACCTCAAAGCCATCTTGGAGCGGACCCCCACGTTTGACAGGAGTCTGAAAGACGAACATCAGAAACGGAGCACTGGACAGTCTGTGACTGCCAGGTCTCCAAACAAAAACGGTCTGGTCACATCCCTCCCGCTTCCAGTGTCATGTGGATCCTTTCCTAAACTGACGCGGAGCCAGATATCCCCCATTGCCACAAGAAGGATGAACACTTTGAAAACCAACCCGCAGAGTAACTCCACCAGCCATGCCAACAGAAGAAAgacgacagacagaacagaaaatccTCGTGTCAAGATCAGTGAGACCAACACCTGTCCAGGCCAGCATGCCGAGGCCAGACAGCCAGGTGAGAAAGTCCCAGAGGGGCTGTTCAGAGTGATCCCCACGGCACCAGTTCACCGACACAGTCTGCCAGAACTCCACACCTCCAGCCTTGGTGCATCAGCAGAGTCCGCTCAGCCCGGCCTTCCACTCCAGGACTCCCCACGCCTTGGCGGGGACGTCCTCAGCAGGGCACACCGGAAGGGAGCTCATCTTCGCCGCCGGAGTCACCACACCCTCATGGCCATCGTGCGCGTGCAGACCAGACACAGGCAGCGCAGACTCAGTCATGCTGACGTCACGGTGGGCACTGCGGGGCGGGCAGCCCCCAGAAGACACAGCCAGCTTGCTGACTGCTCTTTCACGTccctccgcccgccccccacAGCCTGGTCTTTGCACCCCACCAAAACAACGGCTTCACCCGATGACTTTCACCAGTCCTCTGCCCCTTCCGTCCCCCCCACCAAACTGAGCTGGCTGTCTGTGCCTGTTGCCCTGTCTGACGTCACTGATGCCGGACACAGTCCCCGTGACCTCAGAGCCACACGTGCAAGACCTCGGTTTTACAGCGTGGATTAG